The nucleotide window CATATCATATCCCAGCATTACAAAGTACAGCAGCATGATACCTTAGCCCAGTTCCCACGGGATAAACAGCACAAGAGGGAACACACACTGCAAGTAAAGTCTGGCATGATGCAACGTTAAGGACAAGCACGCCAGCTCTGGGAGCAAATAAGTACACAGTGTGACCAGCAACTATTTCACTAATCTAATAAATGCTTATAACATATTTGTTCTAATGTGTTCTAGTCAGATCTGTCGTTATCCCAACCTGTCATGCCTCAAGTTGGGCACCAGAAACTACTGTCCTGGTTtgacactgaggtgctggagagtgtccagagaagggaacggaggTGGAGAAGAGCCTGGAGCCCAAggctgatgaggagcagctgagggagctgggagggctgagcctggaaaaaaggaggctcagggggaccttctcgctctctacaactccctgacaggatgATGTAGTGAgatgggggtcagtctcttctcccaggtaacaagtgacaagACAAAAGCAAATtgcaccaggggaagtttagattggaaagcaggaaaaatttcttcactgaaagggttgtcaagcattggaacagactacccagggaagtggtggagtcaccatccctggaaaagCTCAAAACATGTGTGGATATGGCAATTGAGGACATGGTTTGGTGGTGAACAAGGTCGTGGTGCTGTTGATGGTTGGACACAATCCTAGAAGTCTTTTCTAACCGTAATGGTTCTgtgagtctatgattctatatgtGTACTTTCAGATCTGTCTTAGGAACTCTCTGATCATATTGTCCAGGAGACAAGGATAAGTGATAAGATTGCTCTTCTggccctatttttttttttttttgcagtgtcaTTGTAATTAAACCAAGAATgatgatttttgttgttgttgttgtttgagGAGCTCTTCTTACACAACGTATTCTTGATGAATACAAAATGGAACATCTGGTAGACAGCACACAAAGGCAATGCAATTACATTTTAGTAACTGATCCAGCCTGGATAAATTTTCATAGTGCATTAGTCACTACTGTGTGAATTAAGGTGGAGAGAAATAATGGATGTAGGCATAGAAACAATGACCGTAGACAGTGTGTTTGATTCCATGAATGACAGGGATATCCAGGAGCAGAACTGCCTGATTACATTCTCTGGCCACCTCCTGTGTATAATTCTTTTGTACAGTGAGTGGATCTGTTTTAGCTCCATGTTAAATATCCCAGAGGAGGTATTTGGAAGATGCAACTGCAGTGGAACATTGtctgtattttccttcttctcagtTTAAATCCTACAGGACCTATTGTTTCCCTCACATATTTTACCAGTTCCTTTCCTTCCTAAAGGGAATTCTTCCTCTGAACGTTTCTAAGCAAATTCTTCATATCATATATTTCAGTCAAGCTTTTCTCCTTGTTCTGTTGGTACATTGTCACTGAATTTAACTGGACCACATTGGTGTAATTGAGAGCAGAAAATTGGGTCCTTTCATCTTTCTGCACCAGTAATCTGTTTCCCCAATcagattgttttgtttttttttcactgcttggAATTTCTTCAAATTTGTCAACATCTTCAGGGTAAGGAGGTTCTTCCAGTTCTAATATCACCTGAATTCTTTTTGAAGCACAGAACATGTTTCCACAGGCATGTTATTAATTATGGATATTTCCCTAATTCCACTTCTCTGAATATTATCCAACAGTTCACATCTGCCTATCCACATCTGgtgcaaataaaaaaaggtttggTGTTTTTCATATCAAACATGTAACAATGAccattttgcttttgttcttctttttaaatcaaagtTGGTAAATCCTTTTTATATAATCCCTTAAGCCTTATAATATTGTGCAGGATGAAGCAGTTTTTTGTGCTTTACTTTGCTATATTTACTTTCTTGCTTCTGGACAAGTAGTGATTTGAGGTCTGAGACCTCTGTATCATTTCCCTTTTGAATATTTGCTCCATTTGGAGCAAACATAACCCATAACTAGAATCAACAAAGTTACACAAAACTTCTTCATAAGCGGGATGAGCTGGAATACAAACCACTCGTGGGCTGCAGAGGCTGTGATGGTGTTTTGTGCCTTCCATTTGAGGAGCTCAATGCAAATGATTCCTTGTGAGCAATGGGAACATTAACAGGCATGGTAGGGGCTAATGGTCAAATTACTTTTTAAGGAGTGTAATTTTCCCTGTTCCTCCTTGCAGCCAACACACAGAAACGTGTATGTGCACAGAGGTCTCTGAAGTGCTGGTTGTGCCAATCTCGTAATTGCATTTGCACATACAAGTTGGGAGATTTGAGGTAACTATTATAGTCCTGGCTCAGCTTCCCAGCAAAGTATTCCTCTTCTCAGACTGTGGTTTCCTAACACAGGTGGGAACAACCCTGgctccctttcccccatttagTTGCTCACCTCAGTTGCTGCCAAAGCATGTTACGGAAATcaattttgttcttcttttttttttttttttttttgtgcattaaCCATTtgctggagaggggaaaatTTCTGTAATGGCTTCTTTCTGTAGAGGAGAAAGGACAACAGCAGCACATATGAATGATCTTGCCATACTCCCAGCTGTGTGTTTGAGGCAAAATGTTTTACTTGGGCATGTGCAATGAAATGAGAAGgatgttttcaagaaaaatctgaatatGATCTGTATAATACAGAATGATAAATCATAAAAACAGTTTTAGATATCAACCCTGATTATGGTTCTATCAGTGTCAAAAGAGTGAGGAGGGCTGTTGATGTGACCTAAATTTTGCCCTGTGAATACCTCTGCAATGTGTAAGAGGCTTTGCTTTGGAGAGCGCAAGTGTAACTCAGTGTAATTGAAGCCTGACTCTGTCAAGGCTTAACAGTCTGTGATGGTCCAGGActgagctcagcagcagcaatgctgGACCTGAGGGGCCGTCAGAGGCAGCTGAAAACAAGCCCACAGTAGGTTATGAAACAGCTCCCACGGCTCCCATCCAATCACTCCTTTGGTTAATGGCACAGGAGTCTGAAAAGAATCAGTTTAATATATCTGAACTAGCTCACTCTGAAACACTTCCAATCCTTGCTGGATTAATAACATGCTCCCGATGTTACACCCAGTGTTGTACCAGCAGTGCTTGTTTTGTCATCCAGTGAACCAAAAACATGCTACAAATGCACGTGCACACAACTTGTGATGCTTAAAGAAATGGATTGTGGATTAATTATTGACTGTATTAGAATCACCTtggtttgttttagtttttaaacCCTAACAATAATTTAGGGACTGATAATGAGACTTATATAATGGGGGTTTTATAGCTAAAACAGTTTATACTCCCGTGGCACAAGAATCCATTTTGACTACTTTGGAAAGCACTCACAAATTTGTCAAGTGAGTTCATCTCTTGTTTAACTAGCTCTTGTAGCTCCTCTAAACTCAAGCATGACATAAATACAGGACATATTTAGGCAATTGTCGTGAGTAGCCAGTAGGTACTTtgactgtgagaaagaaaaccacttttttatatttaagtaTTTAAGAGGATGGCTTATAACCAAACTGTGGTAACATTACAGCTCCCTGGAAGACACAGTTATGTACTTCTACGTGACATTCATCCAGTTCCATCAGGCCACACTAAATGAGCTGTTAAAACCTCACAGTATTgtaaagtcaaaaaaaaaatactattgaCCTTTTCATCCATGTGACTCCCATGGAATGCTGATggtaaatgaaaaatacaggcCAGAAGTCTTAATCTGTGGCCATAATTCCACACAAATCCTTGAGGTAAAATTAATGGTTTAACAAAGCTACTTAACTACatgaaaattattataatataaACACTGGTGAATGGGAACAAATTTGGTTGTGCAAATAAAACCTAAGCAGCTCACAAACCCAGATATCCCTGTGTTTAATACCACCCCCTGCGTGTGTCAGGAGTGCTTCTACAGAAGCACTAAATATTTTAGGCATTGTGTTTTGGGGAAGCTGTGGACAAACAAGATTTCTTGAATAAAAAATAGGGCTGGAAAGAAAGTCTGTTCCATCCCAAAATGAAATGATactgtattgggtttgcatggtaAGGTTTTGGTAATGGGGTgaggctgcaggggtggcttctgtgagaagctgctggaagcttcccctAAGGAGCAAATTCCAGTGGCTCCAAGACAGACTTGTATTCAAGGTATATCTTCATGTTTGTTGATGATCTCTGGGCTTCCTCTGGTTGGTTTGCACCCTTGAGTTGGGGTTTGCCAGGCAGATCAGTGAAGTATCAGTAATTAATAAGATCTAATATAAAAGTCTGAAACAATAAGAATTAATGGGTTCACAACTCAAATGGCAAAATTTGAAACATCCACTTATTTGCAGCCTGTGATCAACACTccttattaattttcttccttcgctagaaggaggaaaaagatgAGATGCATTCATGTGCAAAGGAATTTCAGATTTGCTTAGAGCAAAGCAAGGATCCTTCAGAACTGCTGCTGGATAAAGCAGCACAGCTTTTTCCCTCTGTGCCTGGTGCCCTCATGTGGTTTTGATGTTCAGCTACTTGCGAGGGAATTCAACACATCACTGCGTGGCTGAGACTTCTGCTGTGTAGAAGGTAGGGAACAGTTTGCCTGTTTGTCCTGGTGTGTTCTGGGAATACAGAGCCTTCTGGAAAGCTGGAATCCGCTGTGGTCAGTTGGATTTGGATGTGCAAACTCCCTGAATTCCCTAACTTAAACCAAGACCGTTTCTCACAGTGCACATGACTCAGACCTGACTCCTCCAGGGGTTGTTGTGGCTCAGAATCTTTGTGCTGCAGTCACTGCCTTCTTCAGTAATCCTGTTAAAATGCCCCCATAGATCTACTGGTTCTTCTAAAAAACTAATGTAAGGTCAAATTTTCATACAGTGTAGTGAGCTAAAATTTCAAGGATTACTTCTGTCAGGAAATGTAgtttaaaatttgctttctcaGCTACCTTGTcccatttttcttccagctaCAGCTTCAGTATGACAAAGAAATTTCTATATTGCATGCTGTAAAATATATGCAGTATAAATGTTTCTTTGCATACCATTTGTGAGTCTAAATTTCTAATTGCTATATTTCTAAATTACTGCTCTAGAAATTCCACtttaaaacacagcatttaGCCACAAAcattatgcaaaaaaaaactTTATACAGCAGATTCATTATATGTCCATATAATAATTAGCTCTTGCACAAGCAAGAGGTGAATATAGTTGCTGTGGAGGCTGCTGGTGAAAACCAAACACTTTCTTGCCATCCATAGTGCTATTAACAATGATACACAAGGAGTTTGAAGATGAAGGTGGAATATATCTGAAGCAGCTGAATGTTTTGGCATCTTTCTGCACATATACATTCATTTTTCTCAGCTAATACATTCTAGATTTCTTTGTGATGATGATTTGTATAAGCTTTTACCCGTGCATGACTAAAGTAAAAGCAACTCCAAATATCTTATGTAGGTTAATGCATTAAACCCTGTGTGTGACTCACAATACAAGAACAGTAGAAGTTTAAGTGTAGAATTTGGCTGTAATGTAGAAGTGGAATGGTTTTAGTGTTTATCAGCCTAATGAAGCAAGTGAATACACCTGGTCAAGTTGAAATATCTAATTATTTATTCACATGGAAACCAGTAAATTTTAGGGTTTGTAGCACAAaactttttgttaaaaaaagaaaaccagctaTGCCATATAGCTTCTTTACCCTCAATAAAAGAGCAGTTAAAgttacaataaaaacaaaacattccAGATGACATCGGTTGGAGCACAATGTGACAAATATAATGAGAAAATCCTTGTCAGAAATTTTACCACAAGGAAATATCAACAGCTAACACCCATATTCTCCACCTAGAAATCAAGAATATTTGAGTAGATCTTGGCATAAAAGGCACgaaacacaaagcaaagcatGCTTGTGTCATTTCTCACACAGAAGCATTGACATTTGTGCAACATGGAAAAAGGTCAGCATTTTTCCACACTCTTCCAATATCACAGATACTTAGGGAGCAGATCTTCCCCTTAAATGCCAGTGTGTCACTCCCAGTGCAGATGGCAGTGACTACAAGAAAAGAGGAGTGTATGGAAGAGAACACATCTATAGCCTTCCAGGAAATCCCAGCTCGTACAaggaggaagctgctgctgttgtatTGTTAAAAGTAACCAAATACACTGCAGGCTTTGAGTAACACACCCACTGGCAGCCAGCACTTGTGGGAAATCTGTGAGGGTGACAAGAACATAACAATGCTGGAAACCCGTCAGAAACACAGGTTTACCTCTTGCATTTAAATGTGTGATGCCTCAAATaagcttctttaaaaaaagttctAGTCCTTGAAAGAAAGGGCTTTTCCAAAGAGAATTCTGCCTCTTGCACAGAGGAATGGCTTTGCTGATGTTTAAGTGTTTCAGAAATATGGATCAGACATCCCTGGCatttcctcctgtccctgtgtgaGCAGCCTGTCTGCTATATCTCTATAACCAGCCTGTCCTCATCATCACTGCTCGTGTCATCGTACTCCACTCGCGTTTGCTTCCTCATCATCTCTAAACCTCTCTTTTTGTATGTCTTGGAAAGTGCTGCAGAGTAACTCTTGAACTCAGGGGATCTGAGGGAAATTGGGGGCTTTTTAAAGGTAGTAGTAGCTGTTCCATGTGGCCTTCCATAGGGATTGGGCTGCAGGTGTGATCCATTCCTGTCTCTGCTTCCGTGGAGGTCCAGGAGATTTTGAGACACATTTGCCCTCTCTGTGTATTCTCTGCTGGGTAACTGAGCCCTTGTGACTGACTCAGGAAGAGACTCTGCTTTTGATCCAAATGAACGTGAACATCCAGGCTGGGAACTGCGAGTTGGGTGTTCTTTGGGAGGTGAATTTGTGTCTTCTTCAGCTGGAGTTTTCTCCCTTCCCGAGGCCCGGATCACCGGGTCTGATGTACCAGATATTTGCCTCTCTGACTCTGCACTCAGTGTGTTTTCCTGGCTTGTCTCCAGATGTAAGGAAAGAGGACCAGGAGCCTctgggtctgtgctgctgggttgGTCACCTGTGCCTGTGTTTGTAAAATCAGAAGGGCGAGACCCAAAGGAAGCTGCCGTTGAGTCACTCCGGAGGCTTGGCCGGGAATGCCCTGGCCCGGATGGCTGGAGCACGAGGGGCTGTGTCACCCAGCAGCAAATGGCCACATCCCTGCTGACCTGCTGCATGGatgtgggagctggggagggaaaggaatgAGCTGTCACAGCTATTCCCAGGGGAGCCGGGATGTTCTGGACACAGACGTTTGTTCCCGTGTGTTCCCTGATTTGCCCAGAAATGTCCTGTAGAAAttaggaggggggaaaaaattaaggTTTAAAATTTTCAATCCAGAGCAATTGATGCAAGTTtagttgttctttttaaaaagctaacaTTAGTAAgttttcattgtattttaaCCCCCAGTAATACctttaacatatttttaaacattttaaacaaaatctgtGCTACAAAGTAGTCTCAATTTGAACTTTAAACCAGCTGAATATAATTCACGTTTTAAttaccaattttttttaatttaaatagatATTAATACAGGAATTAAGGTACAATACCTACTTTTTTATCCGTTTTGTCTCTTTGTTTAACATGGTTTAGATTTTCAATATGGGAAGATATTCCTGAGttattctttccttcttttttccttctggaaagtGGTTTATCTGAGGTGGAATTTTGCTGGTGTAGGTAACTCTCTATTGAAAAGAGGTTGAAgaaactttgatttttattgCCCCACATGCTAGAACTTACTACATTTCTCATCGTAGCACTGAAGTAacatcatttttttaaaaaaaatattcaaaatacttACCTTGCACCTTTGATTGAGGAGAATGGCACTTCTTATGCTTATTGAATTTGGGGGGCTGTGATGAACAGCCCTTTCTCAAAGCATCCAGTGCTCTGTTGGGAAAACAGGGCCTCTTGCTCAGCCGGTTCACTTTCAACTGGGAATATCCATGGATGTGCCTCCCTCTGTACCTGCAGTGCCAGAGGCATTGAAAGGGTAAACAAATATGGGAGATGTAAAACCTACCAGAGTAATAACACCACCTCATCACAGACACTAAAGTCTAACAGCAGTTTACCACTGTGAAAGAGATGTTTATGccaactcaaaaaaaaaataatcaggattttagggaagagacccacaattattttattacttttttccccccctctgtTGGTTTTCTAAGAGAAAAGGATTAAGAAATAACAGATCCTTTTTCCTGTATCtggaattttaaaacaatacaCTTCATAAAGGAATCATACAGGAATTTGTGTGGTTGTtggcttttttacttttcactTCTTATGTGCCACCTATTCATCATCACTAAAGAACAGCATAAGTGTTTCAGTTATTTAGAAAACTCACACTGAATGTTCCAGCTCTGCCTTGTTTTCTACTCTGGATAGATCTTTCAGTAACTCTGAGTGACTAAATCAGTAGAATGTCACCACACACAGAGCAAGATGTAAACCTAAAAGGACGTGGTAATTCTGGTATTTGGTGTATTAGAAAATTACACTGAATTTCTTGGTTACCAATTGGGCCAGTTAGCTACTAGCATGCATGATCTGAGCTTTCAGGATGCTGTACTTACCTGAATCCCTGTAATTATTTGATAGagccaaataaataaattctgaggtcagcaggaaaaaagaaaaaaacaaacaaacaaacaaacaaacaccacccaaaaaacaaatcagaaaaaaagtcctAGAGGAGTATGACTAGGCTGGATGACATAGCCCTGAGTCTTCTATTTTTGTTCTCATGCTCCTCAGTGCTGCTTGCTGAACTAGACACGGTGATTAAGTTACTGACACTGATTTGTCCTCAAGGGAGTCACTCTGTCTGATTTTGGTCGTGAAATGGAATCAGAGGGATGTATGCACACAATATGTGTTTCTTATTGAAGCAATTCATCAGACATTCTGCTGCCCCACGCTCCTGAAAGATTAGAGGCTAAATCCACTGGTCTGAGCTCCCATTAGATACAGGGGAGCTTTGCTGATTGAGACAATGTGCCTTTGACAGTTTTATGCTCAAattcttcctgcttttcattTAAACCAAATGATCCTTTGAACTACAGATGGTTTTGTTAGTTTGTGTTAAACTTGATATTTATTCTTCTGCATTCTCCTGTGAATAGCAGTTCAGGAGCACTttgtgctctgctctgagctgtaACCGGATTAAAAACGAAAGGATTTTGGTTCTCTTCGAGCAAAAGTAAATGCTGGCAAGTCTGACAGATAAGAATAATTTCTAAAGCATAGTGAGACTCAACTGACCAATCATCCTCTTGCTTTGGGATATGCCTGTTTGACTTAGAAAAGTCTGTTCCTGGTAATAAACAACATATTGGTATTTTTATGGTTTACCTTTGGGGAACTGCTGTGGTGTGAGAGTAGCTCTTTttgagagatttattttttttcccccaattttAACGTGGTTGAATTTTGGGgatgactttttattttctgtggacTTTTTACACCCATTTCAGCAAAATCATGTCTATATCTAGCGAAGCTGCAAACCATATTTCTTACCATTTGGGGGTGACtttaatctttttctgtttgtggcTCCTCTTGAGTTTATTTGTTGAgggtttttcctttctgcaaactacagttttcttcttttgttctgaaatatttttgaaagcacCACCAGGAGCTACTGAGCTTAACTGTTGAgaatattgggaaaaaattaagtaaatgaAAACTGTGAGTTACATTGACCAAGAGATTGGAAATCTGTGCTCTTTTTAAATAGCAGTGAACAACATAGTAGTTTAGTAGCACAACTCtgaatttttcccatttttttctgatcattatataaaatatacccAAAAGGGAAAATACCAGTTCATTCTTCTCACTAGCCAGCATTCTTACCAAAATGGTCAAGTGAAAGAAACTTAAATATTCACACAAAAGTATACCTTTCTCATGCATCAAATGAATATAAGATTTATcttctaaaaatgtaaattgTAAATTCTCTATCAACAAAATCCTGTAAATGACCATGAATACACTTCtgataattatttcatttttctaataaGAGGGTGAGGATGGGCTGTCAGCCAATAACACCCTCTTGAGAAGGCAAATAGGATTATTAATATTACCTCCTGCATCTGTTGTCCTTTAGAAAAAGATGAAACCAGCGTTTTTAAACTTGTGTTTGTTAAGCCATATGCCACAGTCTTGTTAATATTCTTCATTTTGAAGATAGAGATGTCGTATTTGGACAGGCTGCATTCCCTGCTGGATCCCCTGTCACAGGAGTGCAGGGAGGAGTAGGCAGAGTCTGCATTGCCCTTCTGCTCCGTGGGCAGGGGGAGGCTCCTGCTTAAGCAGCACCAGGTTAGTCGGGGCTCAGCACTGAGGGAGGGGAAGGTGCCCTTTGTGCCTGACACTGTTAAACTGCCAGAGGAGCAGGTCCTGTTATTGtgggggagcactgggaattCTTTACAGTGAGTGGTGAGAGTGTGGCAATAAAAAGTGCCAAAAGAATGGCAAAGATAAGTGGGGCTGTCTGTCGAGCTCTGAGGATGCTGCAGCGTGTCCTGCACTGTTGGTGAAGCATCCTTGAGGGTGCACAGACTTCTCCCTCTGTCCCATCCCACGACTGTTGGCTCTGCTCCCTTGCTAGAAGCTGATGTCTTTATCAAAGAGTCACTTCCTGAGCAAAGATGCTGTAAAACCTTTCTCTCATCTTTGATGTCAGCTGATATGAAAAAGCCACTTGTATACACAGAAGTaaagcatattttcttctttggagTCTGTGTAGAGCAAGTAGTTATGCTCATCCACTTCTCTTCTGTTTGCCTTTgataattcaatttttttttcttctgcttgtttttCCAATCATCTCTCGCCATATCCTGCTGCCTGAAGTTTGGGTTATAAAAGGTGTTATCTGCTGTGGTTAAGATATTTGTTGTTTCTGAGTTGACTGGTGAACAAAATCCTGGAGTTTTCCAGTTTGTGTGTACGTTCCATCGAAGCTCTCCTGTGCCAGCCTTTTGTCTCACTTCAAATTGTAAAGGGGACCAAACCACATCACTGGGATGAGAATGGAGGGATCCACTGCTGGAAGAGCAGGAAGGGGTGGTTAGGGTGTCCGTCTCAGATGTGCAAGGTGTAACCTGTTCAGATCTAGGCAAAAGTGACAAATTTGAGGCTCTCTTGGCCCGTGGCAATTTAAGGATATATTTTGgagaaaaggcattttgttGTGGGGCTGGAGTTGAATGACCAGATTGCAGATGATGAATTTTAGAAGATACATCCACAACATTGTCATTGAAAAGTGGTACTTTTGCTTCTATTTTCACAAGACATGTTTTGTCGTCTTTATGTGTTGCATTGTGCAAGGCAAAAGAGTTGCAATCACTTCCCCTTAATTCAGGCCCTAAAAATCCCACCAGTGAAGCTTTTGAGATACCAGCTGAATTTGAAAGGAGGTCAACATCACTGTAATTGAGGGCTTTTGTGGGGAGTTTGATTGTTTTCATATATTCCACATTCTCAGTACCTCCAGTGGATTCATTAATTCCTGTGCCCAATTTTTGTTCTTGTGCTTTACTGGAGAATGtcactggagctgtgccagagcAATGGGCTCTCTCTGCTTCGCTTACTGCACTACTTTCGCTACCAGGACTAGGGCAGGACATTGAAATCATATTTTGTGTTGTCTTCTCCACTtcaaatttcagcttttttctttctgatggtAAATTCTGGGATTTCCCTGCAGTCTCTCTGTTGCAATGGACCCACAGGCCTTGTTGGCCAGTCTCCTTAGTCCTGCGATGGCCTCCATAATTGTGTGTGGTGCTTTTAGAATCTAATTCAAATGCACTGGATTCTTTCCCAGGGCTTGGGTTTTCCCACTTGCTACTCTGTACTGGCAAGGAGTCATCATTTCTTCTGTGACAGCTGGGCTGACACTCAAGATTTTG belongs to Pseudopipra pipra isolate bDixPip1 chromosome 17, bDixPip1.hap1, whole genome shotgun sequence and includes:
- the ZNF831 gene encoding zinc finger protein 831, giving the protein MEAQKAQKAPGFTAAPPDRPVPASSLQPSQGSSDPGQGTVLPREPALSQPVYLKALTIPLYQPVQAGCFQPHGQLVTARSCVHLDSTNIPLILNPLVPPESPDRPQSVFQKQLGQSLTLSIVSTLPVLSSPSSCVNASIGSPGKSKKAGKYICKHCGRDCLKPSVLEKHIRSHTGERPFPCTTCGIAFKTQSNLYKHRRTQTHVNNTRLPSDSDTSGASEQNGRSAESTTSAQGSKPLSSTSEDKGIQMKQPSSETSAGPDTKKLHELSLPATSTSPVFSENQETTNQSFSSKANQGVPEREPRSLSSPGALPNGPCQRKKMQEQRTPTANKHIQLQRQQATSSEKQWDYKPLDCKLKKCESTDSGYLSRSDSTEQQLASPSPLHSLCEHSTELESETAFSSPRCASGSSAKPEAAQKAAASMLEKKRLEEHISKLISHNKSVVDDTQLDNVRPRKTVLSKQGSIDLPMPYTYKDSFHFDIRTCDVNRKKNLALCSAKSTFAPLEKCKPMFFHSVPTQFSTTIDTVPVTRSNSLPFVEGARMAQDKPGCSKPLSLTKQSVNTGTAGLLPSNNLAANSVDFPNSHPRALVRQTAVDDLPLSNVVDHPPPSEELQGTKKLGAGEVISAKNKKHNQRKLKMFSQEKWQMYGDETFKKIYQKMKSSQNAKKMKQRGDKITGITSFTPDSKESASSTEIIEERDGRSSVSDSHSSLVTAASNTGKSGTCTDGNRVLQNVSSEETADSVSYLMETSHSTNACARTVRSKTSQDPSGRDREKCTALSSTGRAPSSCELRLQNLECQPSCHRRNDDSLPVQSSKWENPSPGKESSAFELDSKSTTHNYGGHRRTKETGQQGLWVHCNRETAGKSQNLPSERKKLKFEVEKTTQNMISMSCPSPGSESSAVSEAERAHCSGTAPVTFSSKAQEQKLGTGINESTGGTENVEYMKTIKLPTKALNYSDVDLLSNSAGISKASLVGFLGPELRGSDCNSFALHNATHKDDKTCLVKIEAKVPLFNDNVVDVSSKIHHLQSGHSTPAPQQNAFSPKYILKLPRAKRASNLSLLPRSEQVTPCTSETDTLTTPSCSSSSGSLHSHPSDVVWSPLQFEVRQKAGTGELRWNVHTNWKTPGFCSPVNSETTNILTTADNTFYNPNFRQQDMARDDWKNKQKKKKLNYQRQTEEKWMSITTCSTQTPKKKICFTSVYTSGFFISADIKDERKVLQHLCSGSDSLIKTSASSKGAEPTVVGWDRGRSLCTLKDASPTVQDTLQHPQSSTDSPTYLCHSFGTFYCHTLTTHCKEFPVLPHNNRTCSSGSLTVSGTKGTFPSLSAEPRLTWCCLSRSLPLPTEQKGNADSAYSSLHSCDRGSSRECSLSKYDISIFKMKNINKTVAYGLTNTSLKTLVSSFSKGQQMQELSSVAPGGAFKNISEQKKKTVVCRKEKPSTNKLKRSHKQKKIKVTPKWYRGRHIHGYSQLKVNRLSKRPCFPNRALDALRKGCSSQPPKFNKHKKCHSPQSKVQESYLHQQNSTSDKPLSRRKKEGKNNSGISSHIENLNHVKQRDKTDKKDISGQIREHTGTNVCVQNIPAPLGIAVTAHSFPSPAPTSMQQVSRDVAICCWVTQPLVLQPSGPGHSRPSLRSDSTAASFGSRPSDFTNTGTGDQPSSTDPEAPGPLSLHLETSQENTLSAESERQISGTSDPVIRASGREKTPAEEDTNSPPKEHPTRSSQPGCSRSFGSKAESLPESVTRAQLPSREYTERANVSQNLLDLHGSRDRNGSHLQPNPYGRPHGTATTTFKKPPISLRSPEFKSYSAALSKTYKKRGLEMMRKQTRVEYDDTSSDDEDRLVIEI